One Vanessa cardui chromosome 4, ilVanCard2.1, whole genome shotgun sequence genomic window carries:
- the LOC124544401 gene encoding TNF receptor-associated factor 4-like: MDPNKIKNASEGIAPMGITTLNETVLSNQPESRYECPVCLNWLRDPVITTCGHKFCKGCITSWLQNSGHCPIDNINLSMKVDIFPDNYTKREIQEQRMSCPFAAKGCAVKVTPLDLDTHISVCEFNQPEASSQSKVRVPCSFQAVGCKETFDSQEDMNAHLHNDIQNHMSFLMNAYSKIQIDSDISNASIDAKEQEAMCLWEAPDKNGEQSTSAPLSNTSALIRALYERVVVLEQRNREQDIVIANMSKQLSAFAVAKMKQNNDMLLRYCMGNYIWKIDNFKARLDAMLKDHFKMLYSPGFYTSPNGYRFCVRLNISPQNPHCFALHVHLMKTEYDHCLEWPFNGRITFAMINQYDPDMTQRDTMMSNSSLIAFKRPTAEICVRGFGYTEYAVVSDVIRNGFVKDDMLIIRVNIRYV, encoded by the exons ATGGATcccaataaaatcaaaaatgcaTCAGAAGGTATTGCC CCTATGGGTATAACGACTTTAAATGAAACAGTGCTCAGTAACCAGCCTGAATCCAGGTATGAATGTCCAGTATGTCTAAATTGGCTCCGGGATCCAGTTATAACAACTTGTGGGCACAAATTTTGTAAAGGTTGCATTACTTCATGGTTACA AAACAGCGGTCACTGTCCGATAGACAATATAAATCTCAGTATGAAAGTAGATATTTTTCCTGACAATTATACTAAAAGGGAAATTCAAGAACAGAGAATGTCATGTCCTTTCGCAGCTAAAG GTTGTGCGGTTAAAGTGACCCCACTCGATCTGGATACCCATATTTCTGTGTGTGAGTTTAACCAACCCGAGGCGTCTTCTCAATCAAAAGTCAGAGTTCCATGCTCATTCCAGGCCGTTGGTTGCAAGGAAACCTTTGATAGTCAAGAAGATATGAATGCCCATTTACATAATGACATTCAAAATCATATGAGT ttcctAATGAATGCATATTCCAAGATTCAAATCGACAGTGACATATCAAATGCTAGCATTGATGCAAAGGAACAGGAGGCCATGTGTTTATGGGAGGCGCCGGACAAAAATGGTGAACAAAGTACCTCTGCCCCACTTAGCAATACTAGTGCTCTTATAAG GGCGCTGTATGAGAGGGTTGTAGTATTGGAACAAAGAAATCGTGAACAAGATATTGTAATAGCTAATATGTCGAAGCAGCTGTCTGCATTCGCGGTTGcgaaaatgaaacaaaacaatgacATGCTCCTCCGCTACTGCATGGGAAATTATATTTGGAAGATTGACAACTTCAAGGCGCGATTAGACGCCATGTTGAAAGATCACTTCAAAATGTTGTACAGCCCTGGATTTTATACGTCACCAAATGGTTacag ATTCTGCGTCCGTCTTAACATATCGCCCCAAAACCCGCACTGCTTCGCACTCCACGTGCATCTGATGAAGACTGAGTATGATCACTGCTTGGAGTGGCCGTTCAACGGACGCATTACCTTCGCCATGATCAACCAGTACGACCCCGACATGACACAGCGGGACACCATGATGTCAAACTCCAGCCTGATAGCCTTCAAGAGGCCCACCGCTGAAATATGCGTTAGAGGCTTCGGTTACACGGAGTATGCGGTGGTGAGTGACGTCATCAGAAACGGCTTTGTTAAAGACGACATGCTCATAATACGTGTTAATATCAGGTATGTATGA